In one window of Paenarthrobacter nicotinovorans DNA:
- a CDS encoding M20/M25/M40 family metallo-hydrolase: MSAIRPEDEVVRICQELIRIDSSNYGDDTGPGERAAAEYTAGLITEVGLEAEIFESAPGRANVVTRMAGEDPGADALVVHGHLDVVPALKDQWSVDPFSGELKDGLVWGRGAVDMKDMDAMILSVMRDFARTGRKPKRDIIFAFFADEEAGGTYGARYAVEHRRELFDGATEAISEVGGFSATIGGQRTYLLQTAEKGLSWLRLVAHGRAGHGSQINTDNAVTRLAAAVTRIGEYKWPVELTPTTRQFLDGVTELTGVEFDADNPDILLKELGTVSRFVGATLQNTSNPTFLRSGYKHNVIPESAEAFVDCRTLPGQQELVFETIKQLAGDGIDISYVNKDVSLEVPFAGNLVDSMIDALHSEDPGAKVLPYTLSGGTDNKSLSKIGITGYGFAPLMLPDELDFTGMFHGVDERVPAESLQFGARVLNTLLSNY; encoded by the coding sequence ATGTCTGCCATCCGCCCTGAAGACGAAGTTGTCAGGATCTGCCAGGAGCTCATCCGCATCGATTCCTCGAACTACGGCGACGACACCGGTCCCGGGGAGCGGGCAGCAGCCGAATACACGGCCGGACTCATCACTGAAGTAGGCCTGGAAGCGGAAATTTTCGAATCGGCCCCTGGCCGCGCCAACGTCGTAACCCGCATGGCAGGCGAAGATCCCGGTGCGGATGCGTTGGTTGTGCACGGACACCTGGACGTCGTGCCCGCGCTAAAGGACCAATGGAGCGTGGATCCCTTCAGCGGCGAATTGAAGGACGGGCTGGTGTGGGGCCGCGGAGCCGTGGACATGAAGGACATGGACGCGATGATCCTGTCCGTCATGCGTGACTTCGCCCGGACCGGCCGCAAGCCAAAGCGGGATATCATTTTCGCTTTCTTCGCCGATGAAGAGGCCGGCGGCACCTACGGTGCCAGGTACGCGGTGGAGCACCGCCGTGAGCTGTTCGACGGGGCCACGGAAGCCATCTCCGAAGTGGGTGGTTTCTCCGCGACCATCGGCGGGCAGCGGACCTACCTGCTCCAAACTGCCGAGAAGGGCCTGTCCTGGTTGCGGCTGGTGGCCCACGGAAGGGCGGGACACGGTTCCCAGATCAACACTGACAACGCTGTGACCAGGCTGGCAGCCGCGGTTACCCGTATTGGCGAATACAAATGGCCTGTTGAGCTGACCCCTACCACCCGGCAATTCCTGGACGGCGTGACTGAACTGACCGGCGTCGAGTTCGACGCTGACAACCCTGACATCCTCCTCAAGGAGCTCGGCACGGTCTCACGCTTCGTGGGTGCCACCTTGCAGAATACGTCCAACCCCACCTTCCTGCGTTCGGGCTACAAGCACAACGTCATTCCCGAGTCCGCCGAGGCCTTCGTCGACTGCCGTACCCTGCCTGGGCAGCAGGAGCTGGTGTTCGAGACCATCAAGCAGCTTGCCGGCGACGGAATCGACATCAGCTACGTCAACAAGGACGTTTCCTTGGAAGTGCCTTTTGCCGGCAACCTTGTCGATTCCATGATCGATGCCCTCCACTCCGAGGACCCTGGGGCCAAGGTCCTGCCCTACACCCTCTCCGGCGGCACGGACAACAAGTCACTGAGCAAGATCGGCATCACCGGGTACGGCTTTGCGCCCCTGATGCTGCCGGACGAGCTCGATTTCACCGGAATGTTCCATGGTGTTGACGAGCGGGTGCCCGCAGAGTCACTCCAGTTCGGCGCCCGCGTCCTGAATACGCTGCTGAGCAACTACTAA
- a CDS encoding acyl-CoA dehydrogenase family protein: MTPEEILPDALLERLRGRAAGYDHNNQFFHEDLEELAAAGYLKLFVPEHDAGLGLGLEAVAALQQRLATAAPATALAVNMHLVWTGVARVMAARGDDSLDFVLKEAGKGEIFAFGISEAGNDSMLFDSGTVAEPLADGSYRFTGRKIFTSLSRGWTRLGTFGKDPEAREGEGELVFGFLRRDEPGHETLSDWDTLGMRASASNTTLLHGAVIPAERIFRKLPVGPNKDLLIFAIFACFETLLAAVYTGVAERAFTLAVENVKRRVSAKYGGRSYAQDPDIRWKVADAALAMDGIYPQISAVARDVDTMVDHGAQWFPKLVGIKSRATENARHVVDLAIRVTGGSSYFRGSEMERLYRDVLAGIFHPSNDESAHNTVASAWLGPLEG; the protein is encoded by the coding sequence TTGACTCCCGAAGAAATCCTTCCCGACGCCCTGCTGGAAAGACTGCGGGGCCGTGCTGCCGGGTACGACCACAACAACCAGTTCTTCCATGAGGACCTGGAAGAACTGGCAGCCGCCGGTTACCTCAAGCTGTTCGTGCCGGAGCACGACGCCGGCTTGGGGCTTGGTCTCGAAGCGGTAGCTGCGCTGCAGCAGCGGCTCGCAACGGCTGCCCCGGCCACCGCCCTGGCGGTGAACATGCACTTGGTGTGGACCGGCGTCGCGCGCGTCATGGCGGCCAGGGGTGACGATTCCCTGGACTTCGTCCTCAAGGAAGCCGGGAAGGGCGAAATCTTCGCCTTCGGTATTTCGGAGGCCGGCAATGATTCCATGCTGTTTGATTCGGGCACCGTTGCCGAACCTTTGGCTGACGGCAGTTACCGCTTCACCGGCCGGAAGATCTTCACCAGCCTCTCGCGTGGCTGGACGCGGCTGGGGACGTTCGGCAAGGACCCGGAAGCCAGGGAGGGTGAGGGCGAATTGGTGTTCGGCTTCCTCCGCCGTGACGAACCCGGGCATGAGACCCTCAGCGACTGGGACACCCTGGGCATGCGGGCCAGTGCTTCGAACACGACGCTGCTGCATGGAGCGGTCATCCCGGCCGAACGCATCTTCCGGAAACTGCCTGTGGGTCCCAACAAGGACTTGCTGATCTTCGCCATCTTCGCGTGCTTTGAGACGTTGCTTGCCGCCGTCTATACGGGCGTTGCCGAGAGGGCGTTCACGCTTGCGGTGGAGAATGTGAAGCGTCGCGTGTCGGCGAAATACGGTGGCCGCAGTTACGCGCAGGACCCGGACATCCGGTGGAAAGTGGCCGACGCTGCTCTGGCGATGGACGGGATCTACCCTCAGATCTCAGCGGTGGCCCGCGACGTCGACACCATGGTGGACCACGGGGCCCAATGGTTCCCCAAGCTTGTGGGGATCAAGTCCCGCGCCACCGAAAACGCCCGGCATGTGGTGGACCTGGCCATCCGGGTCACCGGAGGATCAAGCTACTTCCGTGGCTCGGAGATGGAGCGGCTGTACAGGGACGTCCTGGCGGGAATCTTCCATCCATCCAACGACGAATCAGCCCACAACACGGTTGCCAGCGCCTGGCTGGGACCACTCGAGGGCTAG
- a CDS encoding DUF5703 family protein has protein sequence MREQFPGSSVERQRDYARQYEYLVLTVGPDDSLPDARRRLAEHSEYGKWELERSVLYLGGGRRFWLRRKVYSVQRTV, from the coding sequence ATGAGAGAACAATTTCCAGGCAGCTCCGTGGAGCGCCAACGAGACTACGCACGTCAGTACGAATACCTCGTACTGACGGTGGGGCCTGATGATTCACTGCCGGACGCCCGGCGCCGGCTGGCCGAGCACTCAGAGTACGGCAAGTGGGAACTGGAGCGCAGCGTCCTCTATCTCGGTGGCGGACGACGATTCTGGCTGCGCCGCAAGGTCTACTCCGTGCAGCGCACCGTCTAG
- a CDS encoding sugar transferase, which produces MKVPVVRLGKAAAPKGAGHAAVGPAFPVDPVTAHVNPPVSPWIDKSVAAQRTEKAGLAAPRPDVTLDLVPPVTHRHSRVKPPHRNRLGWTRFLTTSLTVSDTILVSAAVSAGYALNTGGLPFTDGASGFPRQLTLVVILGIIWLAALEVYRTRDPKVLGVGPEEYKRVLSASFRVFGFLAIVAVVFRVESVSSYVLVSLPLGIVALTGSRWGFRKWLTREKSRGRCLTRAIVVGEPQDVRYVIKQINRKSGAPYDILGACLPGARRGAVLVVDQVRVPVLSSIYGIAHTVRQTGANAVIVAGPLPGGNQFIQELGWRLEEDAAELVLAATLTNVAGPRIHWRPVEGLPLMHVDIPHYSGGKHTLKRLMDIAVSSLALVVLSPVLLALAMIVKADSPGPVLFRQQRIGKQGTTFQMLKFRSMVVDAEARLEELDNQDEGAGVLFKIRGDPRVTTCGRWMRKYSLDELPQFWNVLAGDMSLVGPRPPLAREVNGYERHTHRRLLIKPGITGLWQINGRSDLPWDEAVRLDLYYVENWSIAGDLMIMWRTFRAMIRPSGAY; this is translated from the coding sequence GTGAAAGTTCCAGTCGTACGTTTAGGCAAGGCGGCAGCACCCAAGGGTGCGGGCCATGCTGCCGTGGGACCAGCCTTCCCAGTGGACCCGGTCACTGCCCACGTCAATCCGCCGGTGTCTCCCTGGATTGACAAGTCCGTTGCTGCACAACGGACTGAAAAGGCGGGACTGGCGGCGCCCAGGCCGGATGTCACCCTGGACCTCGTGCCGCCAGTCACCCACCGCCACTCACGCGTCAAGCCCCCGCACCGGAACCGGCTGGGTTGGACGCGCTTCCTGACCACCTCCCTGACAGTCTCCGACACCATACTGGTCTCAGCCGCCGTCTCAGCCGGCTATGCACTCAATACCGGGGGACTGCCCTTCACAGACGGAGCTTCCGGGTTCCCGCGCCAACTGACCCTGGTGGTGATCCTGGGCATCATCTGGCTCGCCGCCCTGGAGGTCTACCGGACCAGGGATCCGAAAGTACTGGGAGTTGGACCGGAAGAATACAAACGCGTGCTCTCAGCGAGCTTCAGGGTGTTCGGCTTCCTGGCAATCGTCGCAGTGGTTTTCCGTGTTGAATCGGTCAGCTCCTACGTTCTTGTCTCCCTGCCACTGGGCATCGTGGCGCTGACAGGCAGCAGATGGGGCTTCCGTAAGTGGCTGACCCGCGAAAAATCACGGGGGCGCTGCCTGACCCGCGCCATCGTGGTGGGAGAACCACAGGACGTCCGGTACGTGATCAAGCAGATCAACCGGAAGTCAGGTGCCCCCTACGACATCCTCGGCGCATGCCTCCCGGGGGCCAGGCGTGGGGCGGTGCTGGTCGTAGACCAGGTCCGTGTCCCCGTTCTGTCATCCATCTACGGGATAGCGCACACGGTCCGCCAAACCGGAGCGAATGCCGTCATCGTCGCCGGCCCCTTGCCCGGCGGAAACCAATTCATCCAGGAACTCGGCTGGCGCTTGGAAGAAGACGCCGCCGAACTCGTCCTGGCCGCAACGCTGACCAATGTGGCCGGCCCCCGGATCCACTGGCGGCCAGTGGAAGGCCTGCCACTCATGCACGTGGACATTCCGCACTACTCCGGAGGCAAGCACACCCTCAAGCGATTGATGGATATCGCCGTTTCTTCCCTGGCACTGGTTGTCCTCTCGCCGGTCCTGTTGGCCCTTGCCATGATCGTCAAAGCAGACAGTCCCGGTCCTGTGCTCTTCCGCCAGCAACGCATAGGAAAGCAAGGCACCACGTTCCAGATGCTCAAATTCCGTTCCATGGTGGTTGACGCCGAAGCGCGCCTGGAGGAACTGGACAACCAGGACGAAGGAGCAGGCGTACTTTTCAAAATCCGCGGTGACCCACGCGTAACGACCTGTGGCCGGTGGATGCGCAAGTACTCCTTGGACGAACTGCCGCAGTTCTGGAACGTCCTTGCAGGCGACATGAGCCTGGTCGGCCCACGGCCACCGCTGGCGCGGGAAGTCAATGGGTATGAACGACACACCCATCGCCGGCTCCTGATCAAGCCCGGCATCACCGGGCTCTGGCAAATCAACGGACGGTCCGACCTCCCCTGGGATGAGGCTGTCCGGCTCGATCTCTACTACGTGGAGAACTGGTCCATCGCCGGGGACTTGATGATCATGTGGCGCACTTTCCGGGCCATGATCCGGCCATCGGGTGCCTATTAG
- a CDS encoding Gfo/Idh/MocA family protein — MSIRTIPSGQLNGNGHRPKLRIAVVGAGYWGPNLARNLKASPDWDLVAICDLDVERGMKLAESVGGVAVVESLDELLDDYNLDAVAVATPAHTHHGVVMTALRAGKHVLVEKPLADSRAKGLEMVDEAKARGLVLMADHTYCFTPAVLKIQELVASGALGDILYVDSVRINLGLVQPDVNVFWDLAPHDLSILDFVLPGGLHPTEISAHGADPLGTGRDCVGHLTFGLPNDAMVHIHVNWLSPTKIRQMIIGGSKRTLVWDDLNPQQRLSVYDRGVSLEQQPRSAADKKASAISYRLGDTWSPALQEREPLGQVVAELATSIRNHTMPRTSGESGLRVLSVLEAVTQSLGTDGRSTIVAGNETNLQVVR, encoded by the coding sequence ATGAGCATACGAACTATTCCATCTGGACAACTCAACGGCAACGGTCACCGGCCCAAGCTGCGCATTGCGGTGGTCGGCGCCGGTTATTGGGGTCCCAACCTCGCACGGAACCTCAAAGCCAGCCCGGACTGGGATCTCGTAGCGATCTGCGACCTGGACGTTGAGCGCGGCATGAAGCTCGCCGAATCGGTGGGTGGGGTGGCCGTCGTCGAGTCTTTGGACGAACTGCTGGACGACTACAACCTGGACGCCGTGGCCGTCGCAACCCCGGCGCACACGCACCACGGCGTAGTGATGACGGCCCTGCGTGCGGGCAAGCACGTCCTGGTGGAGAAACCGCTGGCTGACAGCCGCGCCAAGGGACTGGAAATGGTGGACGAAGCCAAAGCCAGGGGACTGGTGCTGATGGCCGACCACACTTACTGCTTTACCCCGGCGGTCCTCAAAATCCAGGAACTGGTGGCCAGCGGCGCCTTGGGCGACATCCTCTATGTTGACTCGGTCCGGATCAACCTCGGGCTCGTCCAACCCGATGTCAACGTGTTCTGGGACTTGGCGCCCCACGACCTCTCCATCCTCGACTTTGTCCTGCCGGGCGGCCTGCACCCCACCGAAATTTCGGCCCACGGCGCGGATCCCCTCGGTACCGGCCGCGACTGCGTCGGGCACTTGACCTTCGGACTGCCCAATGACGCCATGGTCCACATCCACGTCAACTGGCTCAGCCCCACCAAAATCCGGCAGATGATCATCGGAGGGTCAAAGAGGACCCTCGTCTGGGATGACTTGAATCCGCAGCAACGGCTCAGCGTTTACGACCGCGGCGTCAGCCTGGAGCAACAACCCCGATCGGCTGCAGACAAGAAAGCTTCGGCCATCTCGTACCGTCTTGGCGACACGTGGTCACCGGCCCTCCAAGAGCGCGAACCGCTGGGACAAGTGGTGGCTGAACTCGCTACCTCCATCCGGAACCACACGATGCCCCGCACCAGCGGCGAATCCGGGCTCAGGGTCTTGTCCGTCCTGGAGGCCGTGACGCAAAGCCTCGGCACGGATGGACGGTCCACCATCGTGGCCGGCAATGAGACGAATCTCCAGGTTGTGCGATGA
- a CDS encoding NAD-dependent epimerase/dehydratase family protein, which translates to MKELLGANVLVTGGAGTIGSTVVDQLLDAGVAHVDVLDNLVRGRRANLDQALGSERVSLVEGDLRDRDLVNDLTRGKDLVFHQAAIRITQCAEEPRLALEVLVDGTFNVYEAAVDHKVGKLVSASSASVYGMAEQFPTRENHHHHNNDTFYGAAKSFNEGMARSFRAMSGLDYVLLRYFNVYGPRMDVHGLYTEVLVRWMERIDDGQPPMIFGSGDQTMDFVHTHDVARANILAAVSDVREGVYNVASGTETSLAELAQTLLNVMGSSLHLEHGPERAVNGVARRLADTTAARKDLGFEAAIGLEDGLRTLVSWWRPLRAEIAAARLVAHPAVPAAGAR; encoded by the coding sequence ATGAAAGAGCTCTTGGGCGCCAACGTGCTGGTCACCGGAGGCGCCGGAACCATCGGCTCCACCGTGGTGGACCAACTGCTCGACGCCGGCGTGGCCCACGTCGACGTTTTGGACAACCTGGTGCGCGGCAGACGCGCGAACCTGGACCAGGCCTTGGGCAGCGAGCGCGTCTCCCTGGTCGAAGGCGACCTGCGGGACCGTGACCTCGTCAACGACCTCACCCGCGGCAAAGACCTCGTGTTCCACCAGGCCGCCATCCGCATCACCCAGTGCGCAGAAGAACCACGCCTGGCACTCGAAGTTCTGGTGGACGGCACTTTCAACGTCTACGAAGCAGCCGTGGACCACAAAGTGGGCAAACTCGTCTCCGCGTCAAGCGCGTCCGTGTACGGGATGGCCGAACAGTTTCCCACCAGGGAAAACCATCACCACCACAACAACGACACCTTCTACGGCGCGGCAAAGTCCTTCAACGAAGGGATGGCCAGGAGCTTCCGGGCCATGTCCGGCCTGGACTACGTCCTGCTGCGCTACTTCAACGTCTACGGACCCCGCATGGACGTCCATGGGCTCTACACCGAAGTCCTCGTGCGCTGGATGGAACGGATCGACGACGGCCAGCCACCCATGATCTTCGGCAGCGGTGACCAAACCATGGACTTCGTCCACACCCACGACGTCGCCCGGGCCAACATCCTGGCAGCTGTCAGCGATGTGCGTGAAGGCGTCTACAACGTCGCCAGCGGAACCGAAACCAGCCTGGCTGAGCTGGCGCAGACCCTCCTGAATGTCATGGGTTCAAGCCTGCATCTCGAGCACGGTCCGGAGCGTGCCGTCAACGGCGTGGCCCGGCGCCTGGCGGACACCACGGCAGCACGTAAAGACCTGGGTTTCGAAGCAGCCATTGGACTGGAGGACGGTCTGCGTACTTTAGTCTCATGGTGGCGGCCGCTCCGTGCGGAAATAGCAGCCGCCCGCCTCGTGGCCCACCCCGCCGTTCCCGCAGCAGGTGCGCGATGA
- a CDS encoding DegT/DnrJ/EryC1/StrS family aminotransferase: protein MTISETRLARIDVMKPWLGEEEAQAVAEVIASGWVAQGPKVRQFEEAFAAEQLAGHAVATSSCTSALHLALAVAGVGPGDDVVVPSFSFIATANAATYMGARPVFADVDLQTGCVTAETVERALTQETKAVIAVDQGGVPVDLDPIRALCEPRGIIVVEDAACAIGSRYHGRPVGAGAEVAAWSFHPRKILTTGEGGMLSTPRQDFADRARRLREHAMSVSASDRHASILAPAEEYLEVGFNYRMTDLQAAVGLVQLGRLREAVQRRRELAANYANAFAGVAGLRLVGDPDYGTGNFQSCWLEIGPAFPLGRDGLMGHLAQDGISARRGIMAAHRQPAYAGKDTGGASLEVTNWLTDHTLILPLYHQLALHDQVRVIDSVLRASRHP, encoded by the coding sequence ATGACCATCTCCGAGACGCGCCTGGCCCGTATCGACGTCATGAAACCCTGGCTTGGCGAAGAGGAAGCCCAAGCAGTGGCCGAAGTGATCGCCTCCGGGTGGGTGGCCCAAGGACCCAAGGTCCGCCAGTTCGAAGAAGCCTTCGCGGCGGAGCAATTGGCAGGTCACGCAGTGGCTACCTCCAGCTGCACTTCAGCCCTGCACCTGGCGCTCGCGGTCGCCGGCGTTGGACCGGGTGATGACGTCGTTGTCCCGTCATTTTCCTTCATTGCCACAGCGAACGCGGCTACTTACATGGGAGCACGCCCTGTGTTCGCCGACGTCGACCTGCAGACAGGGTGCGTGACAGCCGAGACCGTGGAAAGAGCCCTGACTCAGGAAACCAAGGCAGTCATCGCCGTGGACCAAGGCGGGGTGCCCGTTGACCTGGATCCCATCAGGGCCCTGTGTGAGCCCCGCGGGATCATCGTGGTGGAAGACGCAGCCTGCGCCATTGGCTCCCGCTACCACGGCCGCCCTGTCGGTGCCGGCGCGGAGGTGGCAGCCTGGTCCTTCCACCCGCGCAAGATCCTCACGACGGGAGAGGGCGGCATGCTCTCAACTCCACGGCAGGACTTCGCGGACAGGGCACGACGCCTCCGGGAACATGCCATGAGCGTTTCGGCCTCGGACCGGCACGCCAGCATCCTCGCACCGGCCGAAGAGTACCTCGAAGTCGGGTTCAACTACCGCATGACCGACCTTCAGGCCGCCGTCGGACTCGTTCAACTGGGCCGCCTCCGGGAAGCCGTCCAACGGCGTCGTGAACTGGCCGCAAACTACGCGAACGCGTTTGCCGGCGTCGCAGGCCTCCGCCTGGTCGGCGACCCGGACTACGGGACCGGCAACTTCCAATCCTGCTGGCTGGAAATCGGGCCGGCGTTTCCCCTCGGGAGGGACGGACTGATGGGCCACCTTGCACAGGACGGCATTTCAGCCCGGCGGGGCATCATGGCAGCCCACCGCCAACCCGCCTACGCGGGCAAGGACACCGGCGGGGCGTCCCTTGAGGTCACGAACTGGCTGACTGACCACACGCTCATCCTGCCGCTGTACCACCAGCTCGCCCTCCACGACCAGGTCCGGGTCATCGACTCGGTCCTGCGGGCATCGAGGCACCCATAA
- a CDS encoding acetyltransferase, which translates to MSELLLIAASGLAREVLAMVRSSGPFDVIGILDDDEDKTGRVVDGAHVLGPIRDALKFPHALLLVCIGSGSGREGVVMRLRSLGLDEERYATAIDPSVNVPEGCVIGRGSIILAHVSMTASVTIGNHVVAMPGVTFTHDDVISDFATFASGVSLGGNVRVGRAAYIGMNASVREGRSIGAKATIGMGAAVLNDVPDDETWAGVPARVIRRGNTPALEGAQ; encoded by the coding sequence ATGAGCGAACTTCTCCTCATCGCTGCCAGCGGCCTTGCCCGTGAGGTACTGGCCATGGTCCGCAGCAGCGGCCCGTTCGACGTCATCGGAATCCTCGACGACGACGAGGACAAGACCGGCCGGGTGGTCGACGGTGCACACGTCCTTGGGCCCATCCGTGACGCCCTGAAGTTCCCCCACGCGTTGCTGCTGGTCTGCATCGGATCAGGAAGCGGCCGCGAGGGTGTGGTGATGCGGCTACGAAGCCTCGGGCTTGACGAAGAACGCTACGCCACAGCCATAGATCCCTCCGTCAACGTTCCGGAGGGGTGCGTGATCGGCCGGGGGAGCATCATCCTGGCCCACGTCAGCATGACGGCGTCAGTGACCATCGGCAATCACGTTGTCGCCATGCCCGGGGTCACCTTCACCCACGACGACGTCATCAGTGACTTCGCCACATTCGCATCAGGCGTTTCCCTGGGCGGCAATGTTCGGGTCGGCCGGGCGGCCTACATCGGCATGAACGCCAGTGTCCGGGAGGGCCGGTCCATCGGGGCCAAAGCGACCATTGGCATGGGAGCGGCCGTCCTGAACGATGTTCCCGACGACGAGACCTGGGCCGGTGTCCCGGCCCGGGTGATCAGGCGCGGCAATACGCCTGCGCTGGAGGGGGCCCAGTGA
- a CDS encoding oligosaccharide flippase family protein, translated as MTLKSPVTQRKGPTPTRAFVISVVNAFITKLGTIGIGIALARLLGPEEFGTYAVAFIALVAVLSFNELGVSLAIVRWPGDPKEIAATVTTISVVCSVLLFGLSYAVAPLFTAAMGNEAATDVVRALAFCIVLNGLVATPAALLQRNFRQGQRMVIDQVNVWLGAGVSLILVIAGMGAMSLAVGRVLASLVAAVLFLVYSPLPYRFGFSPLSAKQLLAFGLPLAGASAVVFAVGYVDQLIAGRLFGPVVLGFYVMAFNMAGWPSSLLSQPLRSVAPPTFARLQDRPDDMRAALLAMIGAVSAMVLPVSAVMVGCALPLVKVVYGEAWAPAGMALMWLAPLTVLRILHELLYDYLVVLGSSLSILNVQLVALTALVPALLAGGALAGMPGLAAAPVLVALLVTSPLYLRALRKAGVPLLAVGKRLGLPTVMAALTAAGCYAITRFLDSPVVAVLVSTGLGVVAMAAIMGLRRQDLRDVRMWGRGREVAAT; from the coding sequence GTGACGCTCAAGAGCCCGGTTACCCAGCGGAAGGGACCAACCCCCACAAGGGCGTTCGTGATCAGCGTCGTCAACGCCTTCATCACCAAGCTGGGGACCATTGGAATCGGTATAGCGTTGGCGCGGCTGCTGGGGCCTGAGGAATTCGGGACCTACGCAGTGGCGTTCATTGCACTCGTCGCCGTCCTGAGCTTCAACGAATTGGGCGTCAGCCTGGCGATCGTACGCTGGCCGGGGGACCCCAAGGAAATAGCCGCCACCGTCACCACCATCTCCGTAGTCTGCAGTGTCCTGTTGTTCGGGCTCTCGTACGCGGTTGCACCCCTCTTCACAGCGGCCATGGGAAACGAAGCAGCAACGGACGTGGTCAGGGCCTTGGCCTTCTGCATCGTGCTCAACGGGCTGGTGGCCACGCCCGCGGCCCTGTTGCAGCGCAACTTCCGCCAGGGACAACGGATGGTCATCGACCAAGTCAATGTGTGGCTCGGGGCGGGCGTTTCGTTGATCCTGGTGATCGCCGGAATGGGAGCCATGAGCCTGGCAGTGGGCCGGGTCCTGGCCAGCCTCGTAGCGGCCGTCCTGTTCCTTGTTTACTCACCCCTGCCGTACCGGTTCGGATTCTCACCGCTGTCCGCGAAACAGCTCCTGGCTTTCGGACTTCCCCTGGCAGGTGCGAGCGCCGTGGTCTTTGCCGTGGGTTACGTCGACCAACTCATCGCTGGGCGGCTGTTTGGCCCGGTGGTCCTCGGCTTCTATGTCATGGCCTTCAACATGGCCGGGTGGCCCTCGAGTTTGTTGTCCCAACCCCTGCGAAGCGTGGCGCCGCCGACCTTCGCCAGGCTCCAGGACCGGCCGGATGACATGAGGGCGGCCTTGCTGGCGATGATCGGAGCAGTGTCGGCCATGGTGTTGCCCGTCTCGGCGGTGATGGTGGGGTGCGCCCTTCCCCTTGTCAAAGTCGTCTACGGTGAAGCCTGGGCCCCGGCGGGCATGGCGCTGATGTGGTTGGCGCCCCTCACGGTCCTCCGGATCCTCCATGAGCTGCTGTACGACTACCTCGTGGTCCTGGGTTCGTCCCTGTCCATCTTGAATGTGCAGCTCGTGGCTCTGACCGCGCTCGTTCCGGCGCTGCTGGCAGGCGGTGCGCTCGCAGGGATGCCTGGGCTGGCAGCGGCTCCTGTGCTGGTGGCCCTGCTGGTGACCTCGCCGCTGTATCTCCGGGCTCTCCGGAAGGCAGGTGTGCCGCTCCTGGCCGTGGGAAAACGCTTGGGACTTCCCACGGTCATGGCAGCACTGACCGCAGCCGGCTGCTACGCAATCACCCGGTTCCTGGATTCCCCTGTGGTCGCTGTCCTCGTTTCCACGGGACTGGGAGTCGTCGCGATGGCGGCAATCATGGGGCTTCGACGGCAGGACCTGCGGGACGTCCGGATGTGGGGGCGTGGACGGGAGGTGGCCGCGACATGA